A stretch of the Uranotaenia lowii strain MFRU-FL chromosome 3, ASM2978415v1, whole genome shotgun sequence genome encodes the following:
- the LOC129752702 gene encoding signal peptidase complex subunit 3-like translates to MFRTGYLIVDTTSKNNQRYLTHLDIWCFTSTFFNDNRTPARINAVKVLVKNIPDFSASRKRFLTFDLNINLNTLLNWSVKQLFLYLTAEYQTEQNELNQIPLGKEQQRAYFGFPDQ, encoded by the exons ATGTTCCGAACGGGATATCTGATTGTGGACACAACCTCGAAAAACAATCAGAGATATTTAACGCACCTG GACATTTGGTGCTTTACGTCAACTTTCTTCAACGATAACCGAACTCCGGCTCGGATTAACGCCGTCAAAGTGCTAgt CAAAAACATTCCGGACTTCAGCGCTTCCCGGAAACGCTTCTTGACATTCGATCTTAATATCAACCTGAATACGTTGTTGAACTGGAGTGTGAAGCAGCTGTTCCTGTATCTGACGGCCGAATACCAGACGGAACAGAACGAGCTCAATCAG ATACCTTTGGGCAAAGAGCAGCAGCGGGCTTACTTCGGATTCCCGGACCAATAA